A single Lactuca sativa cultivar Salinas chromosome 8, Lsat_Salinas_v11, whole genome shotgun sequence DNA region contains:
- the LOC111902020 gene encoding F-box/kelch-repeat protein At1g23390, whose translation MPPSGDQSPSDAVGLPIHGDVLEAVLSQLPLVHLVPATIVSKVWNKGVASTLKSKKPQPWFILHTQRSRSPYLTTTEAYDPGSRLWIEIHQPTIDYVSALRSSQSNLLYMLSPSKFSFSFDPLHLTWHHVTPPRVWRIDPIVGVVGRHVIVAGGVSDFEHDPLAVEIYDLESQIWTNPEPMPEFLEDSSSSIWTSIATDERRLFVMEKSSGVLHTFDPLTNTWYGPSVLRPDHLVSHSSIGFSDDKLILIGLLVDSDDATRIKLWEVNCESFEYHEIAEMPAALVQKLKGDDLQIFSIDVRMAGNVAYIYKPMRAGEVIVCELFGDGGECRWWSMANPVTGDRSIMERFVYTCTMVGVEDLQRATGSMVNRRFRFKK comes from the coding sequence ACTACCCATTCACGGTGACGTACTGGAAGCTGTTCTCTCCCAGCTGCCACTCGTCCACTTAGTTCCTGCAACCATCGTATCCAAAGTCTGGAATAAAGGTGTCGCATCCACCCTAAAATCCAAGAAACCCCAACCATGGTTTATTCTACATACTCAGCGCTCAAGGTCGCCGTATCTGACGACGACGGAGGCCTACGATCCTGGGTCACGCTTGTGGATCGAGATTCATCAGCCAACAATTGATTATGTCTCCGCTCTACGATCATCACAGTCAAATCTTCTCTACATGTTGTCTCCTTCTAAGTTCTCGTTTTCGTTTGATCCGCTGCATCTAACATGGCACCATGTAACGCCTCCGCGCGTATGGCGGATAGATCCTATTGTTGGCGTAGTTGGAAGACACGTCATCGTTGCCGGTGGTGTTTCCGATTTCGAGCATGATCCACTTGCCGTCGAGATCTACGACCTTGAGTCGCAAATTTGGACCAACCCGGAACCGATGCCGGAGTTTCTCGAAGATTCTTCGTCGTCAATCTGGACTTCAATCGCCACCGACGAACGTCGTCTTTTTGTTATGGAGAAAAGCTCCGGCGTATTACATACCTTCGATCCATTGACAAACACCTGGTATGGTCCTTCTGTTTTACGTCCTGATCACCTCGTTTCTCATTCCAGTATCGGATTCTCCGACGACAAATTGATTCTGATCGGGTTGTTAGTTGATTCCGACGACGCCACCCGCATTAAGCTGTGGGAAGTGAATTGCGAATCATTTGAGTACCATGAAATTGCAGAGATGCCGGCAGCTCTTGTCCAGAAGTTAAAGGGTGATGACTTGCAAATTTTTTCGATTGACGTTCGTATGGCGGGAAATGTAGCTTACATCTATAAACCGATGCGAGCCGGAGAGGTGATAGTATGCGAACTTTTCGGTGACGGTGGTGAGTGTAGGTGGTGGAGCATGGCTAATCCGGTCACCGGTGATCGAAGTATAATGGAGAGGTTCGTTTATACGTGTACAATGGTAGGGGTTGAGGATCTGCAGCGAGCCACTGGGTCGATGGTGAATCGGAGATTTCGATTTAAAAAGTGA